The Zobellia alginiliquefaciens genome contains a region encoding:
- a CDS encoding phosphoribosylanthranilate isomerase — protein sequence MNYHYTTKKEVPSTIENAPIKLKVCGMKKNTAEIAGLKPDYLGFIFWDKSKRHFSGPMTAVPHTIKKVGVFVDANIKTVLERVEDYNLLLVQLHGSETPQYCAELKQKAKHIEIIKVFSIKNNFDFEMLKPYEAVCDFFLFDTKGELPGGNGYAFDWGVLKDYPSTKPYFLSGGIGLNELDSLKKFMKRPEAKYCHAIDVNSKFEIEPGLKDVEKVKEFKSLIAI from the coding sequence ATGAACTATCATTACACCACTAAAAAAGAAGTGCCTTCTACCATAGAAAACGCTCCTATTAAATTAAAGGTGTGTGGTATGAAGAAAAACACGGCCGAAATTGCCGGTTTAAAACCCGACTATTTAGGTTTTATTTTTTGGGATAAATCAAAACGACACTTTTCAGGCCCAATGACGGCCGTTCCGCATACGATAAAGAAAGTAGGTGTATTTGTAGACGCTAACATTAAAACCGTACTGGAACGCGTAGAAGATTACAATCTTTTGTTGGTACAATTGCACGGTTCAGAAACACCGCAGTATTGTGCAGAACTGAAACAGAAAGCAAAGCATATTGAGATTATAAAAGTATTTTCAATCAAAAACAATTTTGACTTTGAAATGCTTAAGCCTTACGAGGCAGTTTGTGATTTCTTCCTTTTTGATACCAAAGGAGAATTACCCGGAGGAAACGGTTATGCTTTTGACTGGGGTGTTTTAAAAGACTATCCGTCAACCAAACCTTATTTTCTAAGTGGAGGAATAGGACTAAATGAACTAGATTCCTTAAAGAAATTTATGAAAAGGCCCGAAGCAAAATATTGCCACGCCATTGACGTGAACAGTAAATTTGAAATTGAGCCAGGACTGAAAGATGTTGA
- the trpC gene encoding indole-3-glycerol phosphate synthase TrpC yields the protein MNILDKIVADKRKEVDLKSSLIPVSQLEKSVLFSRKTVSLSNALRNSNSGIIAEHKRRSPSKSEINQGLNVQDVATGYENAGVCGMSVLTDGKYFGGSLDDMILARAAVQMPLLRKEFIIDEYQILEAKAHGADVILLIAAILSKEEIKTLSELAKSLDLDVLLEVHNEAELHKSIMPSLDMLGVNNRNLKTFEVSLETSKSLSKIIPDEFVKVSESGISSIEAIKDLKPYGYQGFLIGENFMKTDNPGENAKEFINQLS from the coding sequence ATGAACATTCTAGATAAAATAGTAGCCGACAAACGCAAGGAAGTAGACCTTAAAAGCTCGCTTATTCCCGTTTCACAATTAGAGAAATCGGTTTTGTTCTCACGAAAAACAGTGTCTTTGAGCAATGCACTTCGTAATAGCAATAGCGGTATTATTGCGGAACACAAACGTCGGTCTCCGTCAAAATCGGAAATCAATCAAGGGCTGAACGTTCAAGATGTAGCTACCGGATATGAAAATGCAGGGGTCTGCGGCATGTCCGTTCTAACGGATGGGAAATATTTTGGAGGTTCATTAGATGACATGATATTGGCTCGAGCAGCCGTACAGATGCCATTATTGCGCAAAGAGTTCATTATAGATGAATATCAAATTTTAGAAGCTAAAGCCCATGGAGCGGATGTCATTCTATTAATTGCAGCTATTTTATCCAAAGAAGAAATAAAAACACTTTCGGAGCTCGCCAAGAGTCTTGACCTAGATGTTCTTCTTGAGGTTCACAACGAAGCTGAGCTACATAAAAGCATTATGCCCAGCCTAGACATGTTAGGTGTCAATAACAGAAATCTAAAGACCTTTGAGGTGAGCTTGGAAACCAGCAAATCGCTTTCAAAGATAATTCCAGATGAATTTGTAAAGGTCTCAGAAAGTGGAATCAGTTCCATAGAGGCCATTAAGGATTTAAAACCTTATGGCTACCAGGGATTCTTAATTGGTGAGAATTTTATGAAAACCGATAATCCCGGTGAGAATGCTAAAGAATTTATAAACCAACTGTCTTAA